A window of Luteolibacter flavescens contains these coding sequences:
- a CDS encoding DMT family transporter: protein MKHYLQLHLLVLLLATTAILGELISLPAATLVIWRTLFAAVGAAAWVGLVRRRPLWPGRRAALAFLGIGFIVGLHWICFFGAIKLSNISVCLAGMATISLFTAFTEPFLEKRRVRPFEVLLGLLVVAGIGLVAGFVGREHLLGLGVALISAFLASVFPVLNRRFVTGGSDPTTMVAWEMVGAFTAGLVLFPFTSGGVSLFAWQGYDWLWLLLLAWVCTIFAHGFHITLLRHLSAYTMNLAFNFEPLYGIIAAALFFGEHKGLHPLFYAGMATILLANLLHPLIVHRLRKRLPPEEPAHAGPPHV, encoded by the coding sequence GTGAAACACTACCTCCAGCTCCACCTGCTTGTCCTGCTGCTTGCGACCACGGCGATCCTGGGGGAGCTGATTTCGTTGCCAGCGGCGACGCTGGTGATCTGGCGGACGCTCTTTGCGGCGGTGGGGGCGGCGGCTTGGGTGGGGCTGGTGCGGCGGCGGCCACTGTGGCCGGGCAGGCGGGCGGCGCTCGCCTTCCTCGGCATCGGCTTCATCGTGGGGCTGCACTGGATCTGCTTCTTCGGCGCGATCAAGCTGTCGAATATCTCGGTCTGCCTGGCGGGCATGGCGACCATCTCGCTCTTCACGGCATTCACCGAGCCCTTCCTGGAGAAGCGGCGGGTGCGCCCATTCGAGGTGCTGCTGGGGCTGCTGGTGGTGGCGGGCATCGGGCTGGTCGCGGGCTTCGTCGGGCGGGAGCACTTGCTCGGGCTCGGCGTGGCGCTGATCAGCGCCTTCCTCGCCTCCGTCTTCCCGGTGCTGAACCGCCGCTTCGTCACGGGCGGCAGCGACCCGACGACGATGGTCGCGTGGGAAATGGTCGGTGCCTTCACAGCGGGCCTGGTGCTCTTCCCCTTCACCAGCGGCGGCGTGTCGCTCTTCGCCTGGCAGGGGTATGACTGGCTGTGGCTGCTGCTGCTCGCGTGGGTGTGCACGATCTTCGCCCACGGCTTTCACATCACGCTGCTGCGGCACCTGAGCGCCTACACGATGAATCTGGCGTTCAATTTCGAGCCGCTCTACGGGATCATCGCGGCGGCGCTTTTCTTCGGCGAGCACAAGGGGCTCCACCCGCTCTTCTACGCGGGCATGGCGACCATCCTGCTGGCAAACCTGCTGCACCCGCTGATCGTCCACCGGCTGCGGAAACGCCTGCCGCCGGAGGAGCCGGCCCATGCCGGTCCTCCGCACGTGTGA